The following are from one region of the Sandaracinus amylolyticus genome:
- a CDS encoding PaaI family thioesterase, whose product MSEPGDERPRIEAAEFEALIHETIPLTRLLPFRVQELGWGTATIRLLFSEQQLRAGGTINGPTMMTLADTALYAAVLTRIGMQPLAVTSDLSIHFLRKPEARDLIGRATVLRVGRRIAVGTIEISSADGPLVAHATGSYALP is encoded by the coding sequence GTGAGCGAGCCGGGTGACGAGCGGCCGCGCATCGAGGCCGCGGAGTTCGAGGCGCTGATCCACGAGACGATCCCGCTCACGCGCCTCCTGCCGTTCCGGGTGCAGGAGCTCGGCTGGGGAACCGCAACCATTCGGTTGCTGTTCTCCGAGCAGCAGCTGCGCGCGGGCGGGACCATCAACGGGCCCACGATGATGACGCTCGCCGACACCGCGCTCTACGCCGCGGTGCTGACGCGCATCGGGATGCAGCCGCTCGCCGTGACGAGCGATCTGTCGATCCACTTCCTTCGCAAGCCCGAGGCGCGCGATCTGATCGGCCGCGCGACGGTGCTGCGCGTGGGGCGACGCATCGCGGTGGGCACGATCGAGATCTCGAGCGCCGATGGACCGCTCGTCGCGCACGCGACGGGCAGCTACGCACTGCCGTGA
- a CDS encoding PLP-dependent aminotransferase family protein: MERSLGLVLDHALDVPLYQQLFDRIAERIRSGAFPAGFRLPPSRKLADELGTHRNTVVRAYTELERSGFLSSTVGRGTFVRAQPAAVALPVGRAPVAAAERAPIPWSSMISERARTEGFARVARVQRIARVGRGELVNLTKMEPGPDLLPDELFRRCLEHVMRTTGTRALGYAPHEGVPRLRERIAADLVRQGVPARADDVLVTSGSQQGLDVVARALVDPGDVVISQAATYTGAIQIFGANGARLMGVPADAEGPDMAWLRHAGRAKALYLMPNSCNPTGECISGPRREALIAWARETGTAVIEDDFVADLELDGAAPPPAMRALDGDVIYLSTFSKKLIPALRIGFLLCPPSLAPQLVALKHATDLGTSGLLQHALAEFLERGYLAAHLNRIRGQYRERRDALCVALKKYLPPSVRFRAPTRGTTMWIELPDDLDSEAVFEEARRRGVLVSPGTLYRVDRAVGGPSGLRLVFGGESPARLVEGAKRLGAAMDAVSIGRRAVVKRTGTDPLGVV; the protein is encoded by the coding sequence GTGGAACGCAGCCTCGGATTGGTCCTCGACCACGCGCTCGATGTGCCGCTGTACCAACAGCTCTTCGATCGCATCGCGGAGCGGATCCGCAGCGGCGCGTTCCCCGCAGGCTTTCGCCTGCCGCCATCGCGAAAGCTCGCCGACGAGCTCGGCACGCACCGCAACACGGTCGTGCGCGCCTACACCGAGCTCGAGCGCAGCGGCTTCCTGAGCTCGACCGTCGGGCGCGGCACCTTCGTGCGCGCGCAGCCCGCGGCGGTCGCGCTGCCGGTCGGACGCGCGCCGGTCGCCGCGGCCGAGCGAGCGCCGATCCCGTGGAGCTCGATGATCAGCGAGCGCGCGCGCACCGAGGGCTTCGCGCGGGTCGCCCGGGTGCAGCGCATCGCGCGGGTCGGGCGCGGCGAGCTCGTGAACCTCACGAAGATGGAGCCGGGCCCCGACCTGCTGCCCGACGAGCTCTTCCGCCGCTGCCTCGAGCACGTGATGCGCACGACCGGCACGCGCGCGCTGGGCTACGCGCCGCACGAGGGTGTGCCGCGGCTCCGTGAGCGCATCGCCGCGGACCTGGTGCGGCAGGGCGTTCCGGCGCGCGCCGACGACGTGCTCGTGACGTCGGGCAGCCAGCAGGGCCTCGACGTGGTCGCGCGCGCGCTGGTCGATCCCGGCGACGTCGTGATCTCGCAGGCCGCGACGTACACCGGCGCGATCCAGATCTTCGGCGCGAACGGCGCGCGACTGATGGGCGTGCCGGCGGACGCGGAAGGGCCCGACATGGCGTGGCTGCGTCATGCGGGGCGCGCGAAGGCGCTCTACCTGATGCCGAACTCGTGCAACCCGACGGGCGAGTGCATCTCGGGCCCGCGGCGCGAGGCGCTGATCGCGTGGGCGCGCGAGACCGGCACCGCGGTGATCGAGGACGACTTCGTCGCGGATCTCGAGCTCGACGGAGCGGCGCCGCCGCCCGCGATGCGCGCGCTCGACGGCGACGTGATCTACCTGAGCACGTTCAGCAAGAAGCTGATCCCGGCGCTGCGCATCGGGTTCCTGCTGTGCCCGCCCTCGCTCGCGCCGCAGCTCGTCGCGCTGAAGCACGCGACCGATCTCGGCACGTCGGGGTTGCTGCAGCACGCGCTCGCGGAGTTCCTGGAGCGCGGTTATCTCGCGGCGCACCTCAATCGGATCCGCGGTCAGTATCGCGAGCGTCGTGATGCGCTCTGCGTCGCGCTCAAGAAGTACCTGCCGCCGAGCGTGCGGTTCCGTGCGCCGACGCGCGGAACGACGATGTGGATCGAGCTGCCCGACGATCTCGATTCCGAGGCCGTGTTCGAGGAGGCGCGCCGCCGCGGCGTGCTGGTGTCGCCGGGGACGCTGTATCGCGTGGATCGCGCGGTGGGCGGCCCGTCGGGGCTGCGCTTGGTGTTCGGTGGCGAGTCGCCGGCGCGCTTGGTGGAAGGCGCGAAGCGGCTCGGCGCGGCAATGGATGCGGTGTCGATCGGGCGGCGCGCGGTGGTGAAGCGGACCGGGACGGATCCGCTGGGCGTCGTGTAG
- a CDS encoding TonB-dependent receptor — MRVIARIAAIVMIAIVAIPARAQDTTFRARARTAPDDVRGRASDSVSEEEIEERVVRSAPDALRLMPGVSIQQTAHGQASPYVRGVTGQQVLLLFDGVRLNNGIFRQGPNQYFFTVDVESLATLHVVRGSASTRFGADALGGAIIALPREPTIDPRRDGFVIHPRLIGRYGMQDVDGGARAELDLQLGRSLGFLGGVRYREAGPLQAAGIVCPLSTVEPCVPARDPAMRRNVPMIPFIEDDGRTQRGTGFRVLSWDERLVWRASDELRVTLAGYGWHQFDSPRTDQCPAPYAPGNDCLTYLQQTRALGLLAIDVRPQGSELAEMRIALSWQRTHEHRLRDRPTAFVQNRFLDTIDTYGLTMRGRTRGFLLAPELAIALHFGAEAYSDVVRSEASTAFTDVGLTVREPRGQYVDGARFTQLSAWSEVQAAIATWLIARGGARVLYAGARASADPSSGTARVDLDVAGVAARAGLEARVAPELTLHLNVDQGVRPPNLDDLTSRQQAGPGFQFENPALREERSTTFELGARIEAWDVLRLDAWAYAMILDGAMTRVPREASACPPATPQCRASWSRYQLVNADDLSLILGTELALTFELRDIGVVALSTLSIAWGEGPSPTDANVRVPLSRVPPFGGAVDVRWQPAPRGLALGATLRWALDQDRLAPADASDARILAGGTPGYAVVDVRAAWRFDPYLSLSVVLENVLDTAYRVHGSSINGPGRGLMARVEAGF, encoded by the coding sequence GTGCGCGTGATCGCGCGGATCGCGGCGATCGTGATGATCGCGATCGTCGCGATCCCGGCGCGCGCGCAGGACACGACCTTCCGGGCGCGGGCGCGCACCGCGCCCGACGACGTGCGCGGCCGCGCGAGCGACTCGGTGTCCGAGGAGGAGATCGAAGAGCGCGTGGTGCGATCGGCGCCCGACGCGCTGCGCCTGATGCCGGGCGTGTCGATCCAGCAGACCGCGCACGGCCAGGCGAGCCCCTACGTGCGCGGCGTCACCGGGCAACAAGTGCTGCTCCTCTTCGACGGAGTGCGGCTCAACAACGGCATCTTCCGGCAGGGGCCCAACCAGTACTTCTTCACGGTCGACGTCGAGAGCCTCGCGACGCTCCACGTGGTGCGCGGCAGCGCGTCGACGCGCTTCGGCGCCGATGCGCTCGGCGGTGCGATCATCGCGCTCCCGCGCGAGCCGACCATCGATCCGAGACGCGACGGATTCGTGATCCATCCGCGCTTGATCGGTCGTTACGGAATGCAGGACGTCGACGGGGGCGCGCGCGCCGAGCTCGATCTGCAGCTCGGTCGATCGCTCGGGTTCCTCGGGGGGGTGCGGTATCGCGAGGCGGGGCCGCTGCAGGCGGCGGGCATCGTGTGCCCGCTCTCGACGGTCGAGCCGTGTGTGCCGGCGCGCGATCCCGCGATGCGCCGCAACGTCCCGATGATCCCGTTCATCGAGGACGACGGTCGCACCCAGCGCGGCACCGGGTTCCGCGTGCTGAGCTGGGACGAGCGCCTGGTGTGGCGCGCGTCGGACGAGCTCCGCGTGACGCTCGCAGGCTACGGCTGGCACCAGTTCGACAGCCCGCGCACCGATCAGTGCCCCGCGCCCTATGCGCCCGGCAACGACTGCCTCACCTACCTGCAGCAGACGCGCGCGCTCGGCCTCCTCGCGATCGACGTGCGACCGCAGGGCTCCGAGCTCGCCGAGATGCGCATCGCGCTGAGCTGGCAGCGCACCCACGAGCATCGACTGCGCGATCGTCCGACCGCGTTCGTGCAGAACCGCTTCCTCGACACGATCGACACCTACGGGCTCACGATGCGCGGCCGGACGCGCGGCTTCCTGCTCGCGCCCGAGCTCGCGATCGCGCTGCACTTCGGCGCCGAGGCCTACTCCGACGTCGTGCGCTCCGAGGCGAGCACCGCGTTCACCGACGTCGGCCTCACGGTGCGCGAGCCGCGCGGTCAATACGTCGACGGCGCGCGCTTCACGCAGCTCTCGGCGTGGAGCGAGGTGCAGGCGGCGATCGCGACGTGGCTGATCGCGCGCGGCGGTGCGCGCGTGCTCTACGCCGGCGCGCGCGCGAGCGCCGATCCCAGCTCGGGCACTGCGCGTGTCGATCTCGACGTCGCGGGGGTCGCGGCGCGCGCCGGTCTCGAAGCGCGCGTCGCGCCCGAGCTCACGCTGCACCTCAACGTCGATCAGGGAGTGCGCCCGCCGAACCTCGACGATCTCACCTCGCGCCAGCAGGCGGGCCCGGGCTTCCAGTTCGAGAACCCCGCGCTTCGCGAGGAGCGCTCGACCACGTTCGAGCTCGGCGCGCGCATCGAGGCGTGGGACGTGCTGCGCCTCGATGCATGGGCGTACGCGATGATCCTCGACGGCGCGATGACCCGCGTGCCGCGCGAAGCGTCGGCGTGTCCGCCCGCGACCCCGCAGTGCCGCGCATCGTGGTCGCGCTATCAGCTGGTCAACGCCGACGACCTCTCGCTGATCCTCGGCACCGAGCTCGCGCTGACGTTCGAGCTGCGCGACATCGGGGTCGTCGCGCTCAGCACGCTCTCGATCGCGTGGGGCGAGGGCCCGAGCCCGACCGACGCGAACGTGCGCGTCCCGCTCTCGCGCGTCCCGCCGTTCGGCGGCGCGGTCGACGTGCGATGGCAACCCGCGCCGCGCGGTCTCGCGCTGGGCGCGACGCTGCGCTGGGCGCTCGATCAGGATCGTCTCGCGCCCGCGGACGCGAGCGACGCGCGCATCCTCGCGGGCGGCACCCCGGGATACGCCGTCGTCGACGTGCGAGCCGCGTGGCGCTTCGATCCGTATCTCTCGCTCTCGGTCGTGCTCGAGAACGTGCTCGACACCGCATATCGAGTGCACGGATCGAGCATCAATGGGCCCGGACGAGGGCTGATGGCGAGGGTGGAGGCGGGGTTCTGA
- a CDS encoding TVP38/TMEM64 family protein translates to MSETNAARTKWLRIGALIALTVTLIAIGHATGVTEHLTRERIQATMLELGALGFFAYLAMFAVGELVHVPGMVFVAAAILAYGPVTGFAAGMVGALVSLTVSFYVVRMVGGQPLGDVERPLLKRMLAHLDARPVITIAVLRLLVQMLPALNYALAMSKVRFRDYLAGSMLGLVPVIAIAALAFDWLFAQ, encoded by the coding sequence GTGAGCGAGACGAACGCAGCGCGCACGAAGTGGCTGCGCATCGGCGCGCTGATCGCGCTCACGGTCACGCTGATCGCGATCGGTCACGCGACCGGCGTGACCGAGCACCTCACGCGCGAGCGCATCCAGGCGACGATGCTCGAGCTCGGCGCGCTCGGGTTCTTCGCGTACCTCGCGATGTTCGCGGTCGGCGAGCTGGTGCACGTGCCGGGCATGGTGTTCGTCGCGGCGGCGATCCTCGCGTACGGGCCGGTCACGGGCTTCGCCGCGGGCATGGTGGGCGCGCTGGTGTCGCTTACGGTCTCGTTCTACGTGGTGCGGATGGTCGGCGGTCAGCCGCTGGGCGACGTCGAGCGACCGCTGCTCAAGCGCATGCTGGCGCACCTCGATGCGCGGCCCGTGATCACGATCGCGGTGCTGCGCCTGCTCGTGCAGATGCTCCCCGCGCTCAACTACGCGCTCGCGATGAGCAAGGTGCGGTTCCGCGACTACCTCGCGGGCTCGATGCTCGGGCTCGTCCCGGTGATCGCGATCGCGGCGCTCGCGTTCGACTGGCTCTTCGCGCAGTGA